Part of the Deltaproteobacteria bacterium genome is shown below.
CAGTAGTACTGAGAGATAGAGCCACCTGAAGGGTCATAGCTTTGGCTGCCATCGAAATAGACGCGGCCAAGAGGTTCGATTTCATCTTCGTAAACACAGTCTGTGAGGATTGCGTTTCCGTTGGCATCAACACCGCCGCACTCGCGTACTTCGCCGATAGCGATAGGAGCGTTACGCGCAGTTGCGTTGATTGGAATTTCAATCACTGGCTCGTCTGGGTCGTTAGACTCAATCACTACAACAGTTGAGAATGTTGACTCTTCAGCAGGTGCTGCGAAGTTTACGAGAACTTTAATTTCACCGGAGTTACCACAATCAACATCCTGCTGTGGAACAGAGAATGGTGTTGCTGTGGAGCCAGCGAAAGAGAAGCGTCCGTCATCGTTGCTGCCTTCTTTGAAGCCAAGCCCGATGTTGTAAGCACTTTCGTTGTTGTTGATAGTCAACGCACAACTCATACATGCATCGCCGCCAGGATAGGGCTCGCACATCGCAGTGTTGCGGATGGTGATACGTGCAGTTGCTTCAGAATCAAGTCCGATGTTTCCAAAATCAAGAGCGGTAGGCATTGTGCAGATACCATCTGTACAGTCGGCGAAGTTGCCCTCGGCGTCTGCAGTGGGACCTGTTAGCCCGTTGTATTCGATTTCGATATCTGGCTGACCGAAATAAACTCCAGTGGCCAAAACCGTCACGACCTTATCAACGCCCTTAGCGTTTGAAACAATCTTGATAGAACCAACCGCTTCGCCTTCTTCAAGCGGTGCGAATGGGATATCAATCAAACGCTTAGCGCCAGCTGGAATATTCAGCGGCGGTAGCTTCGGAATGACATCGTCGGCATCTTGCCGCCACGTCACATCTCCCCAAAGCTGGCCTTGGGTGTCACCTTCGACATAGTCCAAAGTCTGGATGGTGAGAGTTTGTCCGGTTGGGTTATACAGCTCGAAAGTCGCTGTCTTACTTCCGTAAACAGGTACTTCTCCCAAGTTGATAACAAGATTCTCGTCGTCTACTTCAAGGTAAGTTGCCCCCTCAGTAAAGGCGGCAATGGTGAGTTCAGGTTGACTTGCGACGAATGTGTCTTCGGCACAACCTGTGGTGACGGCTGCAGCAGCCATGATCATAAATACAATTGGTGTTACCAAATTGCGTTTCATATAGAGACCTCCCGAGTCCTACTTACTTGCGCTCCCCCGATGGCAATCGACCCGGAGAATAGACGACGTACATTCGTTTATCAATGTATGGTTATTAAAAAACGGCACCAAATTCATAACCGTCCCCACTGACGGGAACATAGTTAAGGTTTTCAACGGATCCAACCACATTGGTATCATCCGATAGAGCCGGTATTACTGTTACATTTCCCTCATCATCCCATATTATCTTACCTACGGCCCAGAGATCGTTTTTCTCAAGCCCGCGTCGGTACTCAGCCCTCAATACCCCGTCCCCATAGATGCGAACAGTTGATTGAGTTCGAATAGAAGGTTGACCACTGCCGATGGCATAGTAGTGCACATATACATGGTAGCTCGCCGGAAGTGGTTCATCAACGTTGATATTCTCAGGTCCTAAGCCATTCGTGTCATCGATGTCCAAATGGGGGTTTGGCCCGGTAAATATCTCAAATTCAGGGAACCACTGTACCGGGTCGCTGCATGGGTTGGTGAACTCGGTGCAGCCTGGTCGACATTGTGACCAATAACAGTCCCATTGAAGGTTGTAGGCTTCACCTGATGATTGGCCCGCGAGCACAAAATGCATGTCTAAATCAGTAGTTGGCGTGTCCCAGACCATTTGTAGGTGCAGTCGGCTGGAAGGTTTAGCGAGGACTGTAATATCTGACGTTTCGCTCACCCCGCTCTCAATTCCGACGTCATTCATGACGTAGAGGCGGATGGTATACTCGCCAGCAATCGGTAGCCACATCGAGAAAACCTGACTTGTTACGCCTGTTTGCTGGAACATTTCTTCGTCCGCATCCCCTGGAAACTCAATGATTTCCCAGCGATAGCTTACAATCATGCTCGGGTCCTCGGGGTCCCGGGTATCGTAACTGTTGATTCCTGTTAAATAAACACGATCGAGAGGGACGATTTCTTCTGGTATCGAACAATCAGTGAGTACTTCCGCGCCGCATTCTCGTAATTCAGCGACGGCAATCGGAGCTTCTCGGGCTGCTGCGGTCATTGGGATTTCAATCACATTGGCGTTGGGGCTGTCTGACTCGATGATCATCGTGCTGGCCGCGTCGCGCTCTACTGCGCCGGCCTCAAAGTTCACGAGTAGGTCAATTTCGCCTCTCATGATGCCGTCATTGACGTTTTCGCAGCCTGGCTTACCAGGAGCCAGCTTGAATGGGAGGCTGGCAGAGCCAACCAGCGAGAAGCCAGTGTCGTCAGGATTGAACCCAAGTCCAATGTCTTGTCCAAGCGCTTGACGGTCAAATGTAATGATACAAACGGCGGTGCAATCGGGTGTGCCGTCAGGAAGGGCAGGGAGCTGACAGGTGTCGGCCAGTGGGTTGTTGCGCAATGTGATGCTTTGGGTACCGCTGTTGTTAAGGGGCACATTACCGAATGGCATTTCACCCAAGGTGCACTCGGTGAGGCCTGAGGAGGCTTCAGAGCAGTTGCCTTCAACTGGGTAGGTCACGCCGTTGTACGAGATTTCAAGCAGCGGCTCACCTACGAAGTATCCTTCACCGGTGAGGTAGATCTCGATAATGCCGTTCTGGCCGCTGCCGATATTCGTATAAAGCTCGACAACCGCGGTGGATGGAGCAGAGTCGTCGGTTGGCGTAAATTGGATATTGAGAGGCATGCTGGTCATGGTTCCAAGTTCTCTTGGAAATGTGGAGGTCACTACGAACTCCCCATTGACGGCATCACGGACGACAGCTCGATCGATGCGGGTTAACGCAGAGCTATCGTTTTTCAAATCGAACTGAGCGGTGGCGATGCTAAAGAGCGGGACGCGGCCAAAATCGAGACCGAGCGGGTCAGCAAGCGCGGTCTGCCCAAATCCGGGTTCGGGTGTGACGAGAAGAGAAGCAATCTCGATTTGTAGTGTATCTTTGCTGCAGCCCGTGATGAGGCTTAAGGCGGCTAAAATGAATACAAATTTTCTAAACATATTTTGTCTTGGCATGCGGAAATCCCCAGTAATTTAGAGCAGAGTACTTGCGGAGGCACTCGGCTTCGAAGACTAGACATAACGTCCCTGCCGCGGCAAGGTCCTAGAGTTCGTCAGGGCGATTCATTGGCAACTTGTGGTAGAAAGAGCCTTGAATGGATCGGACGTATAGCCGGGTGCATGTATTCATTACTTTTTATAAAGTGTGAAGTAATAACAGGGGGGTTGATGAAAACCGTAGGGCAGGTTGGAGAGGCGGCATTATTACGGTGGCTGCGTGACACCTTGGGTGGTGCGGCTGCACATGTACGATGTTCCGTGGGGGATGACGCTGCGGTGCTAAAAATGGGCCCTGGCCAGGCACTGGTTTCTAGTACCGATACCTTGGTCGAGGGCGTCGACTTTAAGCTTGAGTGGGCATCTTTCGCCGATGTTGGGCATAAGGCCGCGGCAGTCAATTTGTCCGACCTAGCAGCCATGGGCGCTAAACCGACTGGTCTTTTACTGAACTTATCCCTGCGTGAAGATGACCGGGTTCGTGATGTTAAGGCTTTGATTCGCTCTTGTCATTCCCTCGGTCAGCGCTACGGCGCGCCTTTGGTTGGCGGTGATATTTCATCTACCACAGGACCTTTGGTGGTCTCCGTGACCGCCTTGGGAGAAGGAGCACCGTCAAAGCTCCTTTACCGGGGCCGCGCTAAGCCGGGGGCTCATATTTGGGTCTCAGGGCCTCTGGGACTTGCTGCAGGTGGGCTCGCGGCTTTATTTGCTGGTCAGAATAAACCCAAAAGAATTGTTAAGCATCAGCTGCGTCCAACTCCCCGTATCGAACTGGCCCAAGCTTTGGCCAAGACGGGCTATGTGAAAGCCTGTGCGGATATTTCCGATGGTTTGGTGCGTGATGTGATGCATTTACCGTGTCAGGGCGGCGGTGTGGTCTTGGAGCTGGAGAGTGTGGAAATTGACCCTGTCCTGCGACGCCTGGCTAAGACTCTGAAGCAAGACGTATTCCAGTGGGTGCTTGCAGGGGGTGAAGACTTTGAACTCGTGTTTGCGGCCAACCCTCGTCACGAAGCGAAGTTAGAGCAATTTTTTGCTGAGCGTGGGATAAATGGCGCGCGCATTGGCAAGGTGGTAGACGGTGAGGGTCTGAAAATCTCAGGCGGTGAGGGCTATGAGGGAGCAAAAGGCTTCACTCATTTTGGTTAACTCAACATAAGATTAATGACTCTGCTTGTCCGAGGATGGCAGAATACGTATGAGTTGGATTCATAAAGACCAAGAGACACGATGACCATTGATCAAAAAGACCTAATCTATCTCGGTGAAGGCATGGTGGCAGGACTCTATCCATGTGGAAGTTTGGACGAGGTACCAGACTACGCGCGGGTGGTGGTCGTCAGCGCCGATGCTGTTCGTGGTGGAGTAGCAGCAGAGCGGTTACGCCGCCGCGCGCCTCAGGCTCGTCTGATTGTCAAAGTGAGTCCAGAAGAAGCGGGCCAAATTCCAGAATTCTTGGAAATGAACTTCGACGATTGCGTATGCGGTGACACCCATTTGCAACGCCGACTCAAGCACACGGTTTTTGAGCTAGACCTGCTCGATGGTTTTAAGGAGCGACAGCTTGCTCATTCTGCCCTGACCGATTTCGTAGGTGAGATAGCGGCCAAGCCTCAGTTGCACGATGTCTTACGGACCGCTGTATTGGGGATGCGCGAACTCTTTGAAATCGATCGCGTCAGCGTGGTTATTTTACGTCCGGGTGAAGAGTTTGGTCATGTGGTGATGGAGCAAGATCGCGAGCTGAGTAACGTCGCCATTCAAGTAGCCGACTACCCAGAACTGATGGAACTCATGCGGACCCGCGAGCCTTTGGTTATCTCAGATGTTTTGCACCACAGTTTGCTCAGTGGTGTGCGAGATCGCCTGGAGGAAGCAGATGTTGCGCACCGTTCTGCGGTATTGTTCCCACTGATTCTCAAAGGTGAGGTGGTGGGTGCCTTGTTTTTACGCGGCGAGCAAACCATGGCGGTCGTCGAGGATCGTCTTTTGGGAATGGGCCGACTGATAGCCTCTGTGACATCGGTTGCCATTGGTCATGCTCTTGAGCAAAACGTTCTCAAGACTGAACAAAAAATCTTACGACGAACCCAAGCCGATAAAGAAGAGCAAATTGAAACGCTCCAAGAGTTTAGTGACTTTTTTGAGAAAGCCAACGACGGATTTGTCGTTACTGATAAATCGGGGGTCATTCGTTACGTGAATGTTTCCGGAGCAGGTGTTCTTTGCCGTGACCGAGCTGTGATTCAGGGTACCAGTTTTGGACAACTGGTGGTCGGTGACTCCAGAACAATTTTTCAAAAAGCCCTGGACGGTCACAAGGTCGGCGATACCCAAGGTTATGTCGATCTCACGGTCACCGATATTGAGAAAAATGAGATAGTTTTATCGGCAACCATTCGACACCTTTATGAGCGAGACACTGTTCTTATTGGATTTCGAGATGTAACCCACATGCGCCGGCTTGAAGCAGAGCTTCGTAACACCAAAGAGTTTTTGGAAAACCTAATCCAAAGCAGTGTGGACGCCATTGTCGCCGCCGATATGAAGGGGCGAATTATTCTGTTCAACCGTTCTGCCGAACGTATGTTGCAGTACTCGGCTCTCGATGTGGTTGGCAAGCGACCGGTTTCGGTTCTCTATGAAGAAGGTGTCGCCCGGGATGTTATGCGCAAGCTGCGCTCGGTTCATTTCGGTGGGCGCGGACGCCTGGAGGTTACCCGGCAGAGTATCATGGCTCAGGATGGAACCGAGATTCCTGTGAATCTTACAGCTGCTGTGATTTATGAGAGCGGTGAAGAAGTGGCCACGGTGGGGATTTTTACTGATTTACGCGAGCGCTTAAAAATTGAAGAGAAACTTGAGCAGGCTGAAGAGGAGCTGCGCGAGAGCGAACGCAAAGCGATTGCCATTGAATTGGCGGGTGCAGCCGCGCATGAGCTTAATCAGCCATTGACATCTATCATGGGTTACGCAGATTTACTGAAGATGCGAATCCAAGGAGATGAGCGGGTGATGAAGCCCCTAAACACGATTTATAAAGAGACCGAGCGTATGGCGCGTATTGTTCGTAAGCTTGGTCAGATTACTCGATACTCGACACGCCCGTATGTTGGCGACTCGAACATATTAGATTTTACCAGGCAATCGGCCCAAGACGTCACAAAAGATAAAGACGATTCTTCCTCATAATGCTCAGAATAGGCGAGGCTAAATTCATGTTTCTAAATCAACCTAAATATACTCTAACTGTTTTTACAGTTTTGCTCAGCCTCATTGCGGCTCCCGCGATGGCAGACGGACTGAGTGCTCAAGATATTGTCGATAAGTCTTTGGAACGAAATAAGTTCGGTTTTCAAAATGCGATCGCTGCGATTACCCTTAAATTGGTTAGCAAGCGAGGCAGCGAGCGTGTTCGTGAAGTGGAGATTAAATCCATCGAGCGTGATGGTCTTGGGAAAAGCCTGGTTCGCTTTAACGCGCCAACGGATGTTGCAGGCACGGGTTTTTTGCTTATTGAAAAAGCCGACGCGGACGATGATCAATACCTCTACTTACCAGCACTGGGCAAAGTGAAGCGCATCACGGGCAGCCAGCGTAACCAGAGATTTATGGGCACGGATTTAACTTACGCTGATATGGAATCGCGAGATCTGAAGAACTCGACCGTGGTACGTAAGGCGGACGAAAAAGTCGGAGGCAATGAGACCTTTGTGATTGAAGCAGTTCCAAAAGATGGAAGTGATAGTCAATACAGTAAGACCATCAGCTGGATTCACAAGAAGTCGTTTGTTCCGCTCAAAGTCGACTTTTACGATAAGCGGGGCAAGCTGCTCAAAACTCTGAAGGTTCGCCGATTAGAGAAAAAAGAGGGCAACTGGATTTCGACGGATTCTTGGATCAAGAACGTTCAAAAGAAGACTCAAACCTTTATGATTGTGAACGATATTAACTTCAAGGCAAAATTAGATGACAGTCAGTTTACTGAAAGAACACTGACGGAGGGATGACCGTGCACATTCATGTGTTGGTGGCCGCGCTTTTCTTGTGGCCCTGCGTTGGGTTTGCTCAAGAACCCACAGCTGAAGAAGAGAGTGTTGTTGTAGAAGATGAGGCTTCATCTGAGGAAGAAGTTTCGCCCAAAAAAGAAGAAGTCCCTTCTGAAGGTGAAGCTGCTTCGAAAAAAGAGGCAAAGTCAAAATCGAAAGACGATGCATCCAAAGAAGTTAAGCCTGAACAAGGGCCCGTTTCAGGGGACGAGGCTTCAGAAGATGATGTGATTATCATTGTGGATGAGCCGGATCCGGCAGCGGTCGCAGAATCGGAACCTGCTGAAGATGAGCCCGGTGATGAAGAGACTTTGATCATTGTTGATGAAGCAGACGAATCCGGCGAGCAAACTTTGATTATCATGGAGGACGATGGTCCTGACGACACCTTGGTGATTGATGTCGCGCCGAAGCCAAGTGGTTCGGCCTCGAAGCCGACGCGCAGTCTGGAGCGAACGTGGCTAAAAGGTGAATTTAAGTCTCGCCTCATGGTTGATACGGTTTTCGATCCGACAGGTGAAGATGTCGTTGAGTGGTGGGATATGCTTCGTTTGAGCATCGATCACCGGACCAAGTCAGGTGTGAAGTTCTACGCCGATACGTGGGTGCGTTGGGGTTATACTGCGGAGCATGCCGACGCGGGAGATGCGTTTTATTTCTTCAATGCGGGCGACCCAAAATGGACAGGGAATGTTCAGCTGCGCGAAGGGTTTATCACTTGGAGCCCTGGCGATTTTGATCTCAAGATAGGACAGCGTGTTTTCGTATGGGGTAAAAACGAATTTATGGCCGCTGCCAACGTTTTGAATCCACCTGATTTACGATTCGATATCACGAGCAATTTAGACTCCACCAAAGATGGCCGTGTGCCTGTCTTCGCGTTGGACGGCACATGGTGGCTAGGCGAAACCGGTTTTCAGCTCGTGGTTGTACCTTTCTTTGAAAGAACCAAAGGCTATTTGATGGGCCGGGACTTTGCCTTGGCTCCTCCAGGAAGTCCGTTGGAAAGCCAGCTCAAACAAGCACTCACATTACACCCAAGTGTAGAAGACCAGTTACAAGATGGCTTCTTGGGAACTGAAGTGCCAGATGAGTCGCCACTTAACTCAACTCTTGCCTTGCGTATTAAGACGAAACAATGGGGCTGGGACTTTGCACTGACTGCCATTTACGGGTGGGACCAGACTCCAGATGTTTATATCGATCCTGATTTGCGAGTGATGTTGCTCTCAGGCCAGCTCAATATCAACAACCCGCAAGTCGCTGCGACAGATCCGGTGGTGAACCAAGCAGCGTTGGCGGTTCAGCAGAAAGCGGCGATTGGTCAGGAGCTTTTAAGAGCCATTTATCACCGTAAGCTGACAGTCGCGGGGGAATTGCAGGGCGTGATTGGACCCTTTGTAGCTCGGCTTGATCTTGGATTCAGCCCCGAAGCCACGCAGTACACGACCAGCTTCGATGTGATTCGGAAGCCGGCCATGACGACAGCGGGCGGACTCGAGTACACATACGGGGATGCTTGGTATGTGCAGCTCACAGGCTATGGAAACATGGTCTTTGATCTGGAAGAAGGCGTGACTTTGAGCGGAATCGACAAGGCACCTGACCCCGACGAGGTGGTAGCTGCTCGCCCTGTGGCGGCCATGTATGGAGTTAGCGCTGCTTTGCGCTGGA
Proteins encoded:
- the thiL gene encoding thiamine-phosphate kinase, yielding MKTVGQVGEAALLRWLRDTLGGAAAHVRCSVGDDAAVLKMGPGQALVSSTDTLVEGVDFKLEWASFADVGHKAAAVNLSDLAAMGAKPTGLLLNLSLREDDRVRDVKALIRSCHSLGQRYGAPLVGGDISSTTGPLVVSVTALGEGAPSKLLYRGRAKPGAHIWVSGPLGLAAGGLAALFAGQNKPKRIVKHQLRPTPRIELAQALAKTGYVKACADISDGLVRDVMHLPCQGGGVVLELESVEIDPVLRRLAKTLKQDVFQWVLAGGEDFELVFAANPRHEAKLEQFFAERGINGARIGKVVDGEGLKISGGEGYEGAKGFTHFG
- a CDS encoding PAS domain S-box protein, with the protein product MTIDQKDLIYLGEGMVAGLYPCGSLDEVPDYARVVVVSADAVRGGVAAERLRRRAPQARLIVKVSPEEAGQIPEFLEMNFDDCVCGDTHLQRRLKHTVFELDLLDGFKERQLAHSALTDFVGEIAAKPQLHDVLRTAVLGMRELFEIDRVSVVILRPGEEFGHVVMEQDRELSNVAIQVADYPELMELMRTREPLVISDVLHHSLLSGVRDRLEEADVAHRSAVLFPLILKGEVVGALFLRGEQTMAVVEDRLLGMGRLIASVTSVAIGHALEQNVLKTEQKILRRTQADKEEQIETLQEFSDFFEKANDGFVVTDKSGVIRYVNVSGAGVLCRDRAVIQGTSFGQLVVGDSRTIFQKALDGHKVGDTQGYVDLTVTDIEKNEIVLSATIRHLYERDTVLIGFRDVTHMRRLEAELRNTKEFLENLIQSSVDAIVAADMKGRIILFNRSAERMLQYSALDVVGKRPVSVLYEEGVARDVMRKLRSVHFGGRGRLEVTRQSIMAQDGTEIPVNLTAAVIYESGEEVATVGIFTDLRERLKIEEKLEQAEEELRESERKAIAIELAGAAAHELNQPLTSIMGYADLLKMRIQGDERVMKPLNTIYKETERMARIVRKLGQITRYSTRPYVGDSNILDFTRQSAQDVTKDKDDSSS
- a CDS encoding outer membrane lipoprotein-sorting protein, giving the protein MFLNQPKYTLTVFTVLLSLIAAPAMADGLSAQDIVDKSLERNKFGFQNAIAAITLKLVSKRGSERVREVEIKSIERDGLGKSLVRFNAPTDVAGTGFLLIEKADADDDQYLYLPALGKVKRITGSQRNQRFMGTDLTYADMESRDLKNSTVVRKADEKVGGNETFVIEAVPKDGSDSQYSKTISWIHKKSFVPLKVDFYDKRGKLLKTLKVRRLEKKEGNWISTDSWIKNVQKKTQTFMIVNDINFKAKLDDSQFTERTLTEG